GATATGTGCGGTGGGTTTTCCGTGCTGAAAGACGTGTATAAAACCACGGTGTTCAAGCTGTCGCGTTGGCGTAATACGCAAAATGCGGTGATTCCTGAGCGGATGATCACCAAGTCGCCTACGGCAGAGTTGCGCCATAACCAAAAAGACGAAGACTCGCTGCCGCCATACGATGTGCTGGATACTATCTTGCGCGGGTTGATCGAGAGGCGCTTAGCAGTGGCGGAGTTGGTTGCAGAAGGCTTGAACGAAGAAACGGTGACACGCGTAGCACGTATGGTGATCGGGGCGGAATATAAGCGCCGCCAGAGCGCTCCAGGCGTGAAAGTGACGCCCATGGCCTTTGGTCGTGACCGCCGTTGGCCGATTACTAACAAATGGCGCTTCTTGTAATGCGTTTCAAAATCCTATAGAGCCTCCCCCATGTCAGATAAAGTACTTGTTCGTTTTGCGCCGTCGCCCACTGGTTGGATCCATGTGGGGAACGTGCGTACGGCTCTCATCAACTACCTGTTCGCGAAGAACGCGGGCGGGCAGTTCATGCTGCGTATCGATGATACGGACCTTGCGCGTTCGACCGCCGAATATGAGCAGGGCATTCAGGAAGATTTGAAATGGCTCGGCTTGAACTGGGACACGTTCGCCAAGCAGTCAGATCGTTTTGACCGTTATGAACTCGCAAAAGAAAAACTGCTGGCCGATGGCCGCTTATATGCCTGCTACGAAACGGCAGAAGAAATCGATGTGAAGCGCAAGATGATGGCAAGCCGTGGTCTGCCGCCGATGTATGACCGCAGCGCGCTGAAGCTGACAGATGAAGAGAAGAAGAAGTACGAAAGCGAAGGTCGCAAGCCCCATTATCGCTTTAAAATGAATCATGCGCCTATCATTTGGGACGATATGGTGCGCGGCAAGGTTGAGTTTGATGGCGCGAAAATTTCCGACCCCGTGCTGATTCGTGAAGACGGCGTGGCGCTATTCACCCTTTCGACCTCGGTGGATGATGGTGAGCTTAATATTACCCATATTATTCGTGGTGAAGACCATGTGAGCAATACGGCGATTCAGGTGCAAATTATGGAAGCGCTGGGGCACAAGCTGCCACGCTTTGGGCACATGGCACTCTTGAAGATGAAAGAAGGAAAAATATCTAAGCGTGAAGGTGGAGGCGATATTCGTTCCTTG
This sequence is a window from Alphaproteobacteria bacterium. Protein-coding genes within it:
- a CDS encoding glutamate--tRNA ligase; the protein is MSDKVLVRFAPSPTGWIHVGNVRTALINYLFAKNAGGQFMLRIDDTDLARSTAEYEQGIQEDLKWLGLNWDTFAKQSDRFDRYELAKEKLLADGRLYACYETAEEIDVKRKMMASRGLPPMYDRSALKLTDEEKKKYESEGRKPHYRFKMNHAPIIWDDMVRGKVEFDGAKISDPVLIREDGVALFTLSTSVDDGELNITHIIRGEDHVSNTAIQVQIMEALGHKLPRFGHMALLKMKEGKISKREGGGDIRSLRQEGVFPLALASYLAKIGTSDAIELGESLQALEQSFAIEKLGRAMANYDPEELARLNLKLLHHMSYADAKAQLPASVDEGFWNQIRGNLKSLAEVKDWVELLQQPITPIIEDKEFTHQAASLLPEGEWGAHSWDEFVNKVKEATGRKGKELFMPLRMALTARHDGPELKALFAMLGRERAQKRLMGEVA